From the genome of Solanum lycopersicum chromosome 7, SLM_r2.1:
ATGAGTGTACTTTTGAGACTATGGTTATGgattttattgaaatttagtattttttttcaatatgtaCAGTTGAATAAAATATGAGAGGCAGATTCAGAAGTCTACACTTGATGAGCTCAACCTTTATTGTTCCTAGCACTGACTTGATGAGCTCAACCTTTATTGTTCCTAGCACTGATAGGTGTACTTTTGAGACTATGGTTATGgattttattgaaatttagtGCTTTTTTCACATGTATATTCAAATTCAAGTTTAGTTGATGTTGTGaaaagatataataaaataaaataaaagtgtgTTCTCTCTGACAACTTAAGCATTTTTGCGAAACCCTGTTATATAATGACAtaccacaaaataaaaatagaggtGAATTCAGAATTTGAACATGATGAGTTCAACCTTTAACGTTCATAGCATTGATGAGTGTACTTTCGAGATGATGGTTATGGATTTTATTGAAATCTACCGTCTTTTTTCACATgtatattcaaaattcaagttcAATTGATTGTTGAGAAGATATGGTTAAGTAAACTACAAGTGGTACTCTCAAACAACTTAAGTATTCTGATGAGACAATCACATACTTCAAAAGTTTCTTTCGCCAGTAGTCTAAACCATATTAGTAAAAGCTACTCTCAACAACTTAAAGTAATCTGATGAGATGATCACATACTTCAAAAGTTTCATTCAGTTGAAGTCTAAACCATATTAGTAAAAGCTACTCGAAAACAACTCAAGTATTATGATGAGATTATCACATACTTCAAAAGTTTTATTTGGCTGTAGTCTAAACCATATTAGTAAAGCTACTCGAAAACAAGTACTCTAACGAGATGATCACATACTTCAAAAGTATCATTCGTCTGTAGTCTAAACCATATTAGTAAACGCTACTCGAAAAACTAAGAGAAACATGCAAGTTTAAGCAGGAAGTAAGTAAGTTGTATAGCAATCAATACCTTTGAAGTATGTTTAGGAGGCAAGACTCTTGCATTATTGTTCAAAGATGCTTGCCTAATCAACTTTCCCATAgaaaactcattttcctcatcaTGAATTTCTTCCACTTTCGCGTAAACCGGCAAAGAAGGTGCCCTCTGAAGATTGCCCTGTGATGTCTTTAGTAAATTGACCTTTGTAGTATGTTTTGAAGGTGagatttttactttgtttatagATGCTTGCCTTATCAACTTCCCCATTGAAAAATCACTTTCCTCATCATGAATTTGTTCACTTTCTAGTAGTGCCTTGTTCTGTGATGATGCTTTTGGTAACAATACTTGACAAGTATCACTGATTTGTTCACTTTCTTGATTAACAGGCAGAGAAGGTGCCCTCTGCAGATTACTCCTCTGTAATGTTTTCGAAATTGGAACTTTTACTTCGTTTATAGATGCTTGTCTAATCAATTTCCCCATAGAGAAGTCACTTTCTTCATCATGAGATTCTTCTTTATAATCCACAAAAACAGGCAAAGAAGGTGCTCTCTGCAGATTACACCTCTGATCGGATGATGATGACGAAGATGCTCTTTGTAATCTTGGTTTGCTTCTTCTTGAATCAAGATTCAATTTTTCAACTTGTGGGAGTTTTTGCAGTGAAGAAAATGTTTCTTCCATGGATTTTCCAGATAAAAAATCTTGGGTTTTCTTTGAAGAAGAACAAGGCTCAGAATAACATCTCAACATTCTTGATTTTCTATCAAGTAAGTTTCCAAAAAACCAACTTTCTTCAAGGAGCATTCCAGGTTCCATTTTGTTACCACTTTTGGGAGAAGTTGGAACAGACATTTCATCAAACACATACATTGCTATTgcaaaatttctaaaatttaactGTTTTTTGGACTCACAAACATAAGTTAAAAGAGTCCCACATGGGATTCTTGAGGCATCTTTTATACTTTATTTCTTATACTCCCATCTGTCTCCGTCAGGTAATTTGATTCGGtacgaaatttaaaaaataacaaattttttttaaatttataatctaaaataaagaataaaaatgtgTGCGACTATATATCATTTCACTacgataaattaaatattttaaaattaaattattattaaatacaaaaatataattttttttaagattaaaaaaaatcataaaactaTAAAAGCTGTCAAATGGGGTTGATTAGGGAGGCCATGTTGTGTGATTGGGTGTCATGTGCATATAGAACAGTTGCGTATTTAATCAGTACAATGTGGACACAGAGACTTGAAgggagaaaaaaagaagacagATATGTGGTAGGGGTTGATCTAGCGGCTCGATCGAATACAGTAACTAAAAGTTTACTTGTTAGATATAAATATTAGATTTTGAACTTggtaattttataactttttaattgaTTCACTGATATAtcgatataaattttaaattaaatatgttatgtgtaattgttttattagagaataaaagagaaagaCATGAATATTGCATCAATGAAGTGAGTTACTAATTTTGAGGTTTTAATTTTCGAGTTCAAAATTTAACAAAACTAATAATCATTAAATACATATTGTCCCATCGATGGATCGGTCTTTCATTTCGCCTTTCAAATGAATTGTTCTTTTAACTTTTGTTCTCCAACTATTGAACTTATGTTTACCAGAATATAAATTCTTTAGTCCTACGAGATGTAATTTGTAAGATATTATAATGGCGAAAATACAAACATATGTTcgtaaagaaaaaattaaagaccAACACATATATAGAGATATAAGTGCTAATGGCTCATAAAGAatactatttaatttatttttgatatttatattgatgaaaaataattagcatgtacttataaaattaatcaaaatatacctacatcataattattaaaaaagacaaatatatgTGTAAATGTTTTATGATGGAGAGAAAGAAAGAgacattaaattataaaaataaaataaaacttgtgGTGTGATAGatagaaaatatagaaaaaggGAGGTGTGTATGCATTTAAttggaacaaaaaaaaaaaaggatatatgaggaagtattttatgaacaaaatacaaagaCTTAGCTAATGCCAGCACATCCCATGTGATGGActtgtttttttgtttgattatttGCTTCAACAAATCACAAAATTCACTAGAATATTATCAACTTAATAATAATGTAACAGCTAAGTTGtactaataataaatatacttttattttagttGGACAACCTAATAAAAAGGAATAAGTCTAATTTGATGATGGTGTTTCTTTGACGTTGGTTTATTAAGAGAGTTTAATTTCCCTCaatcatatcaaatatttttggttAGTTGAACGGTTTATGACCATATGAAAAATTTACACgttattttgtttttctgtatttattttaaatattatgaataatttaaatattcattGAAAGTCATTCTTTGGagataaaatgtttttttattaggGGCAGAGCTAGTATTGTTATGAGTTTAACTGAAGTTAATAATTTTGATtcgaaaattatatttatctttaagaaattcattaaatatgtattaaattatcAATCAATTTAGAAGTTTTAAGTTTCGACTCTATTTCTATTTCCTACTAAAAATAATTTCGTATTCATAACTTGTCCATAAAATCTCTTAATTAAGAatgaattaatattttactGTTCCACCGCTGGTATATATTTTTGGATAAGAGATAGCTTATGTTCATATTGTTTGGACATGAACTTAGCATTTGTAGTATCTCCTCCACTTCCCACTAAAAAGATTATGCAAAAAATACACTGTGgatacaacttttttttttatcatatcactTAACTACCATGTAGTTGTATAAGATTAACTAATATGGGCTGTGGTCGagctttaaatataaaaaatatattattagaaGCTTTATTATgaacaaattttataatatataaaatagattTGATCGAACTTCgagaattattatataattttataaaactcCAAAGAAAAAGCAAAAGTCAAGTTGGATCTCAAGTGCAGTCTAGATCCGGTTTGTCTTGTTTGGGTCCTCAGCCAACATGCCTATCTCAAATAGATCTACACTTTGTCCTCTTATTACCTTCCAATTTTTCAATCTCTATTTTGCCCTTTTTCATAAAttggtaaaaaaattatgaaaatattatttagacattattatttaatatacatttaatttCTAGAAAGTTCTAcgtatttatctattttaaataagtttaaaatatgtTGCGTCTGAAATTTTATATGACTAAAGTTTAGATCGAAGTAATATTTTACTATCATATTTGGGCCATATCTACTGGCTACTGGTCTAGTATGAGCATGTGCAGCCGTCGAAATTGTATTAGGACCTTAACAAATgcaactaaattaatttattttttggactTTGTGGTATTTGGTTTTATTACTTATATTCCAAGTATTGGGTACTTGGTCTTTTGGTTCATTGAATAGACATTGGTGTTTGATGaagtaaaaaagaaaggaaaatttaaataaatctcAATACTATATAAGTTACTTAGATTTAttctaatttataatattataaatctcAAATATTTGAGTTTGGTGTGTTCAGTAAGATATATGGATTAATATGTTCAAGATATACTGTATTTAAGTGGATTTATATGTATCTGAGAGACATATAAATTTTGTTCGCCTCCTTTCCATCTGATTTGCCACTCTTCTATGTGAATTGTATCTCAAATACATATGAATCAcactaaatacatatatatacatatattttgtatGTATCTAATGTAATTTGCATGTATATGAGATATAATGACTATACCGCACGCCTCTCTTCCTATTTTAGTGTATCTAGTATCAAATATATGCATATGTTagtatattttcatcaatatatgatatagaatttttaattagtgataaaatacataatattttataaatatagaaaataatagtaataatattaataatgtatatgatattaaatttatattccaCAGTATTTGTTGCCTAGTCTTTTGGTTCATTGAATAAGCATTGATGATtggtgaaataaaaatatttttttctttcaactttttgtTTAAGCAATATTGCTCCTTTACTTCTTTTTTGTATTTGGGCCGTATCACTTTAGTTATGGCCCATATTCTCTCAGAGGCCTCAGCCTTTGTCCAATGGGCCTGTCGAACTCCCGATGTGTATAGAAGTGTTCGGTACATATTTTTCCTTCCCCTATCTGTATTTCGCGctctttttgtattgatgtattTTACTATTGCGGATGAatataaaaatgagaaaattgtatataacagcaaactaataacctaaaataaatagagtagctaAGGTTtgagcaaacgtttgcaaaaaattgccagacgtctctctcccaaatgtctcgctcgccactctcctccaatctctcgctcgcttcctcactttttatacaaacacaagtgtataaaaattgtttctaattgtataaagcagagaaaattgtataaatacatatatttttgtttccctCTATCCCTCTTCCAGatttcgctcgccactctctcaaatctcgctcgccaccctcgcctttctcacttatacaaacagaagcgaaatgtataaattgtgtttctgtttgtataaagcgttagaaaattgtatatacacatgcaagtacatatattttcgtcctatgcacttataattatacaataaaactACTCCcatgcccagtttcttttgtctttctctctttctcgttttatacaattcgattcaattgtatattccttatCAAGTCTcctttgtctttctctctttctcattttatacaaattcaaattgtatataatcgttctatacatttataataatacaattcgttttatacacttcatttttataGAGTTTTCTGCCCAAGTgaatttctctttcttgttttatacacttcgttttatgcAATTTgtttcaactgtatatgtatagtgaattatacagcttctatgtttgctatggagtgcaattatgcaaattttgttatagcatacaaatatgaaaattttatttgatatatgtgaaagttgccctataaaaaataacaagagagaatgaatattattaaaacaagagtaaatataaatgaaattatagaacaaataaatacaattcaatgtattgatatatttcttttgtttcgTATACACCAAATGTAGTTATTGATACATCTTAGATCAATATGCACTGATAAATACAAGTGAAATCAGAGTGAACAAATGAATACAATCTGTACAAGCAAAACTAAAGTGAATGCATacagttttctattttttttgtatcgTTATATATACCTAATATATATTCGTTGATATAATTTTGATACGTTAATAAATATAAGTGATATTAGATTGAATGAATAcaattgatataaaaaataaatgaataaagtgaaattaaaacaaaaaaatactatcttttataatttttattttatatatataaattttcataaaacccaaaatatattcatttttttttttaaaaaaaaatcccctCTCTTTTCCTGTTTATATTATTCcttaactatttttattttttttcttcatatcctTTCATTTCTTCTTGACAGAACAAAACTCAGGTGGTTTCTCAAAGTGCCGTTTCCATGGCTATGGGATTTTCTAGAGTCCCCATGCTCCGGCGGTTTCCCGTTTATTCTCCGGCGCTACCTTATTCTTCATCACTTCAATCCAACCGTAAAATCAATATCTCCGCCTCTCTTTCTAGAATCGAAGAGTCTACTTCTTCCCTAATTCAGCATACACCAGTCCGTACCCGGTGGAAGCCAATGTGTCTCTATTTTACTCAGGGTAAGTGCACTAAGGTAATACAGCTCAACCTTCTCATACACACCTCTGTTGTTAGCTTTTCAATTGAGTTCGACATTGATAAATTTGTTTTTAGCTTTTCAATTGAGTTCTACATTGATAAATTTGTTTTCGAACTGAATAGATGGATGATCCTATGCATATTAATACGTTTAATCATAATTGCTCATTGGAGCTTATGCGAAATGCTGCTAGACTTGAGAATTTGAAGCAGCAGGAGTTTGAGTACTTTTTGGTGCTTGATTTGGAGGGTAAAGTTGAGATTCTGGAGTTTCCTGTTCTACTTTTTGATGCTAAAACCATGGATGTGGTTGACTTGTTCCATAGGTCAGTTTCGTTTTCTTAGCTTTAATGTCCTGTTAAATGTAATATCAAGTGTCTTATTTGCTTGAGCTATTATTGGAAGGATGAAATACTTGTGCTAGCATTCCATATTTATGTAATAATGGCCTGTTGGCTTGGATACTTTTAAGGACCTATATAGGTTGCATTTCTTCCGGAAGATAGAATGGAATAGGTTTAGGACTGTTTGATGTTATGTGGAGCGGGATAACCTATGGATGGAGAGTAGAACTTCCCAGAATGCACACGTAATCAAATTATcgaagtggattcttcaacaaTAATTTGACTGATAAAATAGTTGTAGAGAAACACAAGCAGGACTAAGGTAGGAAAAGTCATAAAGATACACTTCTGATGCAAGTATAACTATTGAATTTGCTTTGGGAGGTCTATTCTTTGATATGAAAATGATAATTGCTAGAGGGGTCAAATGAAAATAACACTGTAAAAGAGTCGACAAAGCTTTTTACAATATTTTGAGAGAGAATGTCACATATACTTTTCAAATGCACAACCGCAAGGGAGTGATGAGCTGCATGTGCATTAATATTTTGCAAGCGAATTTGGCTGCCTGGACAAGTCTTGGTTCTCTTAGGAAGCAGAGGAAGAAACCGGAAACAAGCCATTGGCTGTTAGGGTTTCACAAGTTTGAAGGAGGGGGATGTTTGTTACCTATATAACAGAATCTGCTTCTCTAAACTGTGTTACTGATCAATTAGATCTATTAAATTAGTCTGCTACCCATTCTTCACATTCAATGGGTGGTATTACCCATTCCTAGAAACTCATCCAAGCttcattttgttttatgttATGTCGTATGTATTGGCAGTTTGGTATGTATTTGCCACCTTTAACTGGAAGCTGTTCGATGAGATCTGTCATATCATATTTCTACAGCATGATGTGGAAAAGTCCATATGATTGATTGTATGGTGTATTAAGGTTTGTTACATGGACGGTGGCATAGGATTGCAAGGGGGTTCAATTGAACCCCTTTCATTGAAAACTAAACTATGTAAATAGACAATCATGATTCTtttagcatatatatatatgttgttgaATCCTCCAAGTATAAGAATTCTTTTCTTAAAATCCCCTTGTTTGAATTCCTGTCTCCGCCACTTGTTTGTTAGATTATTGTGTTTAAACTTTTTTCACATCAGTGAAAGACTATGTTTCAATGTTGGAAATAGCGTTGTGTTCTATTAGACTAGATCCATCttaattctttctttttgggTATCGCTACAGGTTTGTGAGGCCAACAAAAATGCACGAAGAAagaataaatcaatatatagagGGGAAATATGGAAAGCTAGGAGTTGATCGGTATGGTAACTACTACATTAGATTGAAATACAATTCAGCGCTTGGCACGTTGCATCTTTTGCTTTTATATGAAGAATTGCAGTGTTGATGTATCACATGGATCATCTCTCTTATGGGTCTCACTTGTGTGTGCTGAGTCTACTATTGGCATTCCATTCTCAGAAAAAAAAGAGTCTACTATTGGCATTGCTTTACCGTTTTCAAAGTCTTCATTATCTTTCCTTCTTTTCCATGAACATAAGAATGAGTTCCTTCACTACTTTGTGATAGCTATTTATTATTGCATGAATGTCATGGGTTCAGATACGGAAGCAGCATGTATGCTTAGGATAAAGTTGCGGACACATTATCCTCCTACACCTTGTAATGTTCCAATTCTTATTAGCTACGTTACCGTCTTAATAAGATATATTCACGAGAAAGTGGCATCAAGGAGCGTAGCTATAGGAAACATACTTAAAGATCCAAACCTGTTGTTAAATCATCAAGATAGCTAAAAGGATTTCCATATTTGGATTTTTCTAGTGAAGGACAATGGCGAGGAAGAAAAAATTGGATCACTATGCATGCTTAATTGCTGAAAGGAATTAATTCCAATTAACCACGGAAGCACACATCATTTATGCAACAGTTGTTAATTCCTGAATTTGACTCTTAATGTTGGTTCATTTGCATGTATGTCAATGCATGCAGTGTCTGGCATGATACAGCTATACCATTTGCAGAAGTTATTGTGCAGTTTGAGGTTTGGCTAGGTGAACGCCAGTTGTGGAGAAATGAACTGGGTGGCTGTCTCAATAATGCTGCCTTTGTTACTTGGTGAGTCATTGCTATGAAAgtatgaaatattaaataaatgctACTGGTTAACTATCAGTTGATAGTTAAACTATTATCTGATATTATAGTTAATGATGCAAAATATAAATGGGTGAGAAAAGTCGTTTGGGTTTGTTGTGTCCTATGTGGATGACTTGGGAGTTGCTTATATCCTAAAAGGTGCTCCAGCTACTTTCTTGTGGTGCATTTGTCACTAACCGGAGAATTACCTGTTTTTAGCTGTACTAGCCGATGTTAGAGCTTCATATTTGGTAGCACATGTATCTTCATTTTTACTGCACAACTTGTATTACATATTAATTTAAGGGTATATCATGAAGTCAGAATAACGCTACATTTAACCCCATCTTTCATATTTGAGTATTTTGGCATTAGCATTTGTATTTATATCCAATGTAAAACAAGGAGGGGGTATGACTAAGTACTTCTGAGTGACTGAGCTCAATTTGTGTACGGCAGTGGGAACTGGGATCTGAAGACTAAAGTTCCCCAGCAGTGCACCGTAGCAGGGATGAAATTGCCACCATATTTCATGGAATGGATTAATCTGAAGGATGTGTTTCTGAACTTCTACAAGAGGAGGGTGAGTGCAAACTTCTAaaaattccttttcttttttgtatacTTATTGAAATATATAACCGCAAGTATGGTTTTACTTCATTGATGGTAGGCGCCAGGAATGCTCTCAATGATGAGGGAACTCCAAATTCCTTTGTCTGGAAGCCATCACCTTGGAATAGACGATTCAAAAAACATAGCAAGAGTAATACACCACATGCTAACTGATGGTGTCCTTTTGCAGCTAACAGCTAAAAGAAACCCCCGTTCTCCTGAGAACgttgaatttctttttaagaATCGCATAGTATAACCACTTCCTGCTGAACCATTATGCAACATCACCTAATGTTCCCAAGCTTCAGTTGAGGTCTGTTTTTTTTTGCGAAGCATCACACCAACCCATGCGCCCAAACCCATCCAAGACCAAAAAGGTAAACACAAAAGACTATTTGTGGAGACTTGCATCAGTGTTTTTACATTAATATCATTTCCTTTCAATTGTTAGTGGAGTTCTTAACTTGGACAATCACAAATCTTTCTTGATTGGTTGGGCACTTGGGTTGGTTCTATGgatttgttctattttttttatactaattGTTCTCTCTTTGCTCTTGCAATCATCAAATGTATATGCATGTATTATCATATTTGTTCTTGGTAACAGGGTAGAACAGTTAATTGAGCTAAAAACTAGTTAGAGTTCCTTTTAATCCAAGGCTGCCTCTTGGAGTTGCACTTAAGTACTTGATCAACAGTGATATTATCTGTCCTTTTTCATGTACATAGCTAATAGTATGATTATAATGATTTAGCGTAAAGGGGAGACAAAATTAGATTCTTCTAAGTTTATGGATTCTAAGTTCTAGAAAAGATAGTTTATTTGATTCTTTCGAACCCAATTTAGACACCACGAAAaaattctttccttttttcatGTTGTAGAAAACTAAATCCAAATTGAGCTAAAGTTATTTTGTATAGCCTATTCTAATGTGTAATTTGAAAGCTCCAAGAGTTTTTTGTTGgttcatttatttgtttatttttcatttcccTATATCTTTGTAAACATGTTCCTTTTTAGCCGGCAAATGGTATGAGTACCATAGGTTTCCACTATTTAATTTCTCATTACGTATATACATTTGCAAGAAAAGATTCTGTTCAATAACCACGTGCGATAGGATTAAGAAACgttttttttcaagaaagtaataaacatattcattataaaattaatctGAAATCTGaacaaataaattcttaaaaatgTCGTCCAAATCTAAACCGAAACAAAACATTGACATCTTCAATTCTGAACTTTgtagaataatttaaatttgtcttTAGTAATCCTTGGGGTTAATTGTACATGATTACATGTCACAAAAAGTTTgtctaaatttctttttaaaaacaagaagtaatattttcttcttcaatattTAAAACACTCGACGGATAAAATCGTTGTTCTCTTGCTCCAATTAATCACCTTCATGTTTCAAATCATTAAAACTCGAATAAtgaataattactattattaaattaaaaaataattatctttgtCAAACCATTACCTACCATTCTCCTATTAACAAATCAATGGCGTTGCCAAAGATCTACATCAAACTCCTAATCCCAAAATAGACTTAAGATGGTGTTCAAATGATTTTGGGTTGGTGATTTTAAATGAAGATAAAATATGatcaagaaaaatgaaatatgcaCAATTTCACAAACTTTAACAACAAATCTAGATAACATCACATAGTTTGATGACACTAGTTTTCATCGTGAAACAATTTTGCGTGGTGAACTCTTTAATTAttagaataagaatatatcctaataaatatcataaataataaGTAAGGTATATTTGACTTGACGATATTAACGACACAAATTTAAATCATTCGACAAAAAATCAAGGGTAGTTTGGAccttttcactttttttaaatttagaaatagtCTCATACGTTTAACACTTTTAGCCGTTAGTAGCTAAGGATATACT
Proteins encoded in this window:
- the LOC101262637 gene encoding uncharacterized protein, which produces MYVFDEMSVPTSPKSGNKMEPGMLLEESWFFGNLLDRKSRMLRCYSEPCSSSKKTQDFLSGKSMEETFSSLQKLPQVEKLNLDSRRSKPRLQRASSSSSSDQRCNLQRAPSLPVFVDYKEESHDEESDFSMGKLIRQASINEVKVPISKTLQRSNLQRAPSLPVNQESEQISDTCQVLLPKASSQNKALLESEQIHDEESDFSMGKLIRQASINKVKISPSKHTTKVNLLKTSQGNLQRAPSLPVYAKVEEIHDEENEFSMGKLIRQASLNNNARVLPPKHTSKGLTRSPSISSITKHQLRRKQGQESKTRYSSNGLEVEDLQGFKNLDLDNEKKDSVSKFANTSTPGLIEKNKKKPVGLSDLDKIRRQPYSPEDHMKEQIKYWARAVASNVR
- the LOC101262330 gene encoding uncharacterized exonuclease domain-containing protein At3g15140 isoform X1, with protein sequence MAMGFSRVPMLRRFPVYSPALPYSSSLQSNRKINISASLSRIEESTSSLIQHTPVRTRWKPMCLYFTQGKCTKMDDPMHINTFNHNCSLELMRNAARLENLKQQEFEYFLVLDLEGKVEILEFPVLLFDAKTMDVVDLFHRFVRPTKMHEERINQYIEGKYGKLGVDRVWHDTAIPFAEVIVQFEVWLGERQLWRNELGGCLNNAAFVTCGNWDLKTKVPQQCTVAGMKLPPYFMEWINLKDVFLNFYKRRAPGMLSMMRELQIPLSGSHHLGIDDSKNIARVIHHMLTDGVLLQLTAKRNPRSPENVEFLFKNRIV
- the LOC101262330 gene encoding uncharacterized exonuclease domain-containing protein At3g15140 isoform X2, encoding MDDPMHINTFNHNCSLELMRNAARLENLKQQEFEYFLVLDLEGKVEILEFPVLLFDAKTMDVVDLFHRFVRPTKMHEERINQYIEGKYGKLGVDRVWHDTAIPFAEVIVQFEVWLGERQLWRNELGGCLNNAAFVTCGNWDLKTKVPQQCTVAGMKLPPYFMEWINLKDVFLNFYKRRAPGMLSMMRELQIPLSGSHHLGIDDSKNIARVIHHMLTDGVLLQLTAKRNPRSPENVEFLFKNRIV